In one window of Macadamia integrifolia cultivar HAES 741 chromosome 2, SCU_Mint_v3, whole genome shotgun sequence DNA:
- the LOC122071991 gene encoding NAC domain-containing protein 17-like isoform X1, translating into MRVSNRSHNDFSDTRWPPGFRFHPTDEELILYYLKKKIRRRRLALNVIRELDVYKCEPEELEGQSLLKTGDRQWFFFSPRDRRYPNGSRMNRATRHGHWKSTGKDRDITWNDRKVGVKKTLVFYQGRAPSGDRTNWVMHEYTMDEEELKRCQDVKDYFALYKVFKKSGSGPKNGEQYGAPFREEEWADDDDPVDAVQLLNVMPSVDSFTIHDEGQLAENGREKILERIADDPKVDQPQIDEFADDPKVDQPQIDEFAYLLHQFDGEEETLSTMVDPSVGEAISTEPRIVVLHPGGQQSVAHASYEVTLSNTSNMQSCEAPEVSSAPTISEQDQHVVVDDFLEMDDFLEMDDLGDPVPSFLEMGNACDNLQLQKTNGLDGPYPYFDADVLLQELGPFDQRMTSQSYFDTLEGDMASELNYQLSSQPNDTNNLNSGLWTYDQRSSLFESPGSNQLVVDQGMTSQSSLDTLQGDMASELNYQAPQSDYTNNVSSELWTHEETSSINLLTGVSQGLYDSPTPGLLHAGSSPNLIAEARQNEGGNQVEHQESWISSKFWSILETIPATPASASESPLINQAFERMSSFSRRRINANSVDVAAAGGTPNVRRGGGSRGIGFLSFFGVMRAVICVLMLSTTVKVLSTFLGRFLSS; encoded by the exons ATGAGGGTATCTAATCGCTCTCATAATGATTTTAGTGATACTAGATGGCCTCCCGGATTCCGATTCCATCCCACCGATGAGGAGTTAATACTCTattatctgaagaagaagatccgTCGCCGTCGCCTAGCTCTCAACGTTATTAGAGAACTTGACGTTTACAAGTGCGAACCCGAAGAATTGGAGG GTCAATCGTTGTTAAAGACTGGTGACAGACAGTGGTTCTTCTTTAGCCCTAGAGATAGGAGGTATCCGAATGGGTCTAGAATGAATAGAGCAACCAGGCACGGCCACTGGAAGTCGACTGGTAAGGACCGTGATATCACCTGGAATGATAGGAAAGTTGGGGTGAAGAAGACTCTGGTTTTCTACCAAGGGCGTGCTCCTAGTGGTGATCGTACAAATTGGGTGATGCATGAGTATACCATGGATGAGGAGGAGCTCAAGAGATGCCAGGATGTGAAG GATTACTTTGCGCTTTATAAGGTTTTCAAAAAGAGTGGATCTGGTCCCAAAAATGGCGAGCAATATGGGGCACCATTCAGGGAAGAGGAATGGGCTGACGACGATGATCCTGTTGATGCGGTGCAGCTGCTTAATGTAATGCCTTCCGTTGATAGCTTCACAATTCATGATGAAGGTCAGCTAGCAGAGAACGGTAGAGAAAAGATTTTAGAGCGAATTGCGGATGACCCCAAAGTTGATCAACCACAAATTGATGAGTTTGCGGATGACCCCAAAGTTGATCAACCACAAATTGATGAGTTCGCTTACTTATTACACCAG TTTGATGGTGAAGAAGAAACCCTGAGTACTATGGTGGATCCATCAGTTGGGGAAGCCATTTCTACCGAACCAAGAATAGTGGTTTTGCATCCTGGTGGACAGCAATCTGTTGCACATGCTAGCTATGAGGTCACGCTGTCAAATACCTCTAATATGCAGTCATGCGAGGCACCTGAGGTCTCATCTGCTCCCACTATTTCTGAACAGGATCAACATGTAGTGGTGGATGATTTCTTAGAAATGGATGATTTCTTAGAAATGGATGATCTCGGGGATCCAGTACCTAGCTTTCTAGAAATGGGGAATGCTTGCGACAACTTGCAGCTTCAGAAAACAAATGGATTGGATGGACCTTATCCTTACTTTGATGCAGACGTGTTGCTTCAAGAGCTGGGGCCTTTTGATCAGAGGATGACGTCCCAATCATATTTTGACACACTCGAGGGTGACATGGCAAGCGAGTTGAATTATCAGCTGTCGTCGCAGCCAAATGACACAAATAACTTAAACAGTGGGCTGTGGACATATGACCAGAGATCCAGCTTATTTGAATCACCTGGATCTAATCAATTGGTGGTTGATCAGGGGATGACATCACAATCATCTTTAGACACACTCCAGGGTGACATGGCAAGTGAGTTAAATTATCAGGCTCCCCAATCAGATTATACAAATAACGTTAGTAGTGAGCTGTGGACACACGAGGAGACATCCAGCATAAATTTATTAACTGGAGTTAGTCAAGGGTTGTATGATTCGCCAACTCCAG GTCTTCTACATGCTGGTAGTTCTCCAAATCTTATTGCTGAAGCTAGACAGAATGAAGGTGGCAATCAGGTTGAACATCAAGAATCTTGGATCAGTTCTAAATTCTGGAGCATTTTGGAGACAATACCAGCTACTCCTGCATCTGCCTCCGAGAGCCCCTTAATAAATCAGGCATTTGAGCGGATGTCGAGTTTTAGTAGGAGGCGAATCAATGCCAATAGCGTGGATGTTGCTGCTGCAGGAGGCACCCCCAATGTGAGGAGGGGAGGTGGAAGTAGGGGTATTggctttctttcattttttggggTGATGAGAGCTGTAATATGCGTGTTGATGCTGAGTACAACTGTGAAAGTTCTCTCTACTTTCTTGGGGAGATTTTTGTCATCGTAA
- the LOC122071991 gene encoding NAC domain-containing protein 17-like isoform X2, with protein MRVSNRSHDDFSDTRWPPGFRFHPTDEELILYYLKKKIRRRRLALNVIRELDVYKCEPEELEGQSLLKTGDRQWFFFSPRDRRYPNGSRMNRATRHGHWKSTGKDRDITWNDRKVGVKKTLVFYQGRAPSGDRTNWVMHEYTMDEEELKRCQDVKDYFALYKVFKKSGSGPKNGEQYGAPFREEEWADDDDPVDAVQLLNVMPSVDSFTIHDEGQLAENGREKILERIADDPKVDQPQIDEFADDPKVDQPQIDEFAYLLHQFDGEEETLSTMVDPSVGEAISTEPRIVVLHPGGQQSVAHASYEVTLSNTSNMQSCEAPEVSSAPTISEQDQHVVVDDFLEMDDFLEMDDLGDPVPSFLEMGNACDNLQLQKTNGLDGPYPYFDADVLLQELGPFDQRMTSQSYFDTLEGDMASELNYQLSSQPNDTNNLNSGLWTYDQRSSLFESPGSNQLVVDQGMTSQSSLDTLQGDMASELNYQAPQSDYTNNVSSELWTHEETSSINLLTGVSQGLYDSPTPGLLHAGSSPNLIAEARQNEGGNQVEHQESWISSKFWSILETIPATPASASESPLINQAFERMSSFSRRRINANSVDVAAAGGTPNVRRGGGSRGIGFLSFFGVMRAVICVLMLSTTVKVLSTFLGRFLSS; from the exons GTCAATCGTTGTTAAAGACTGGTGACAGACAGTGGTTCTTCTTTAGCCCTAGAGATAGGAGGTATCCGAATGGGTCTAGAATGAATAGAGCAACCAGGCACGGCCACTGGAAGTCGACTGGTAAGGACCGTGATATCACCTGGAATGATAGGAAAGTTGGGGTGAAGAAGACTCTGGTTTTCTACCAAGGGCGTGCTCCTAGTGGTGATCGTACAAATTGGGTGATGCATGAGTATACCATGGATGAGGAGGAGCTCAAGAGATGCCAGGATGTGAAG GATTACTTTGCGCTTTATAAGGTTTTCAAAAAGAGTGGATCTGGTCCCAAAAATGGCGAGCAATATGGGGCACCATTCAGGGAAGAGGAATGGGCTGACGACGATGATCCTGTTGATGCGGTGCAGCTGCTTAATGTAATGCCTTCCGTTGATAGCTTCACAATTCATGATGAAGGTCAGCTAGCAGAGAACGGTAGAGAAAAGATTTTAGAGCGAATTGCGGATGACCCCAAAGTTGATCAACCACAAATTGATGAGTTTGCGGATGACCCCAAAGTTGATCAACCACAAATTGATGAGTTCGCTTACTTATTACACCAG TTTGATGGTGAAGAAGAAACCCTGAGTACTATGGTGGATCCATCAGTTGGGGAAGCCATTTCTACCGAACCAAGAATAGTGGTTTTGCATCCTGGTGGACAGCAATCTGTTGCACATGCTAGCTATGAGGTCACGCTGTCAAATACCTCTAATATGCAGTCATGCGAGGCACCTGAGGTCTCATCTGCTCCCACTATTTCTGAACAGGATCAACATGTAGTGGTGGATGATTTCTTAGAAATGGATGATTTCTTAGAAATGGATGATCTCGGGGATCCAGTACCTAGCTTTCTAGAAATGGGGAATGCTTGCGACAACTTGCAGCTTCAGAAAACAAATGGATTGGATGGACCTTATCCTTACTTTGATGCAGACGTGTTGCTTCAAGAGCTGGGGCCTTTTGATCAGAGGATGACGTCCCAATCATATTTTGACACACTCGAGGGTGACATGGCAAGCGAGTTGAATTATCAGCTGTCGTCGCAGCCAAATGACACAAATAACTTAAACAGTGGGCTGTGGACATATGACCAGAGATCCAGCTTATTTGAATCACCTGGATCTAATCAATTGGTGGTTGATCAGGGGATGACATCACAATCATCTTTAGACACACTCCAGGGTGACATGGCAAGTGAGTTAAATTATCAGGCTCCCCAATCAGATTATACAAATAACGTTAGTAGTGAGCTGTGGACACACGAGGAGACATCCAGCATAAATTTATTAACTGGAGTTAGTCAAGGGTTGTATGATTCGCCAACTCCAG GTCTTCTACATGCTGGTAGTTCTCCAAATCTTATTGCTGAAGCTAGACAGAATGAAGGTGGCAATCAGGTTGAACATCAAGAATCTTGGATCAGTTCTAAATTCTGGAGCATTTTGGAGACAATACCAGCTACTCCTGCATCTGCCTCCGAGAGCCCCTTAATAAATCAGGCATTTGAGCGGATGTCGAGTTTTAGTAGGAGGCGAATCAATGCCAATAGCGTGGATGTTGCTGCTGCAGGAGGCACCCCCAATGTGAGGAGGGGAGGTGGAAGTAGGGGTATTggctttctttcattttttggggTGATGAGAGCTGTAATATGCGTGTTGATGCTGAGTACAACTGTGAAAGTTCTCTCTACTTTCTTGGGGAGATTTTTGTCATCGTAA